A region from the Plasmodium berghei ANKA genome assembly, chromosome: 9 genome encodes:
- a CDS encoding 60S acidic ribosomal protein P0, putative: protein MAKLSKAQKKQIYMDKLSSLIQQYNKILIVHVDNVGSDQMASVRQSLRGKATILMGKNTRIRTALKKNLQAVPQIEKLLPLVKLNMGFVFCKDDLSEVRNIILQNKSPAPARLGVIAPIDVFIPPGPTGMDPSHTSFFQSLGISTKIVKGQIEIQENVHLIKQGEKVSASSATLLQKFNMKPFSYGVDVRTVYDDGVIYDAKVLDITEEDILEKFSKGVANVAALSRSVGIITEASYPHVFVEAFKNIVSLVIDTDYTFPLMKKIKDMVENPQAYAAAPVAASSAQKDEPEKEAAKKEEEEEEEEDGFMGFGMFD, encoded by the coding sequence atggCAAAGTTATCGAAGGCACAAAAGAAGCAAATTTATATGGACAAATTGAGTTCCTTGATCcaacaatataataaaatattaattgtTCATGTAGACAATGTCGGGTCAGATCAAATGGCTAGTGTTCGCCAAAGTTTGAGAGGAAAAGCAACAATTTTAATGGGAAAAAATACAAGAATAAGAACagcattaaaaaaaaatctaCAAGCAGTACCACAAATAGAAAAGTTATTACCATtagtaaaattaaatatgggttttgttttttgtaAAGATGATTTATCTGAAGttagaaatattattcttcaaaataaatcacCTGCCCCAGCTAGGTTAGGTGTTATAGCCCCAATTGATGTTTTTATTCCACCTGGACCAACAGGTATGGATCCATCACATAcatcattttttcaatCTCTTGGTATATCAacaaaaattgttaaagGACAAATTGAAATACAAGAAAATGTCCATTTGATTAAACAAGGGGAAAAGGTATCAGCATCATCCGCCACActtttacaaaaatttaatatgaaACCATTTTCATATGGTGTTGATGTTCGAACAGTATATGATGATGGTGTTATTTATGATGCAAAAGTTTTAGATATAACTGAAGAAgatattttagaaaaattttcaaaaggTGTAGCTAATGTGGCTGCATTATCTAGATCTGTTGGTATAATCACTGAAGCTTCATATCCTCATGTATTTGTTGAAGCCTTTAAGAATATCGTATCATTGGTAATAGATACAGATTATACATTCCCgttgatgaaaaaaataaaagatatgGTTGAAAACCCACAAGCTTATGCTGCTGCACCTGTTGCTGCTTCAAGCGCTCAAAAAGATGAACCCGAAAAAGAAGCAGctaaaaaagaagaagaagaagaagaagaGGAAGATGGATTCATGGGATTTGGAATGTttgattaa
- a CDS encoding 60S ribosomal protein L38, putative has translation MPKQIHDIRKFLKISKKPDTTAVIIVKKKNKTKKNKIITKLKLRTKKCLYTMVFNDRTKAERIESSLLPSLKRIYYPQKKK, from the coding sequence atgcCAAAACAAATTCACGATATTCGTAAATTTTTGAAGATAAGCAAAAAGCCTGATACCACAGCTGTtattattgtaaaaaaaaaaaataaaacaaagaaaaataaaataataacaaaattaaaattgagaacaaaaaaatgtttatatacAATGGTTTTTAATGATCGTACTAAAGCCGAAAGAATTGAAAGTTCTTTGCTACCAAGTCTTAAAAGAATTTATTAcccacaaaaaaaaaagtaa
- a CDS encoding phosphoacetylglucosamine mutase, putative gives MKINNKSEFYKRIYKCIEECLPNYVIKKTIQFESNVEIYYGNSGFRGKYTNQRCDLINVLNKSGILLGLLFIKYNYNLAQKYNLLEFDTDLDKNNIINIVNKHKIQWVNVGVVITASHNPFYDNGIKIVDKDGSQINEIYENYLSELSNKHLKYIKENKNNNCKIEDIINNIIDTIVHIFLKEIKINLYDDKIYNYIKKLDNIIYYCNIYNKIIKANICIGFDTRNSGLHLNNIIINSLNSLNISRCINNMCYITTPSMHFLVYIFNSEFVNNFIQDIFSQLGKNQICKTKGDLDYLNSYNLKVLKNVQELYFGIPGKRNIDIDKKNDETYSDILAYNSDEFYFDYFIYLFNNLYNYINDIYDNILIKNCKEEIIFADCSNGIASLKIDKFNDIFKILKKKIFKFNCLQNDNNVINFECGADYVYNKRKLPSNMPLNYFSNSKFCAFDGDADRILYFFIKCGNLENKIEILDGNKIVCLLFKCIIKMLSSICIKTENEEVNKTDRKKIDINIIHTAYVNFSFINYINNVINNISTEIPIFNHININIICTKTGMKNLDNIARKSSIGILFESNGHGSIYVDSSNLDAWAKQFNIQKDPYFIALKKYLLFFNQTTGDAIVDFIAIELSLNFINLNIHQWNMFYTPIPSLYINIECPRYILNKIIPHPQHELYLIKPKSLQNKIEEIVKKTDNKYGRCFIRPSGTENLIRIYAEAETMKQMDEILDNVRKAVVDYINNS, from the coding sequence atgaaaataaataataagagcgaattttataaaagaatatataaatgtattgAAGAATGCCTTCCAAattatgtaataaaaaaaactatcCAATTTGAATCAAAtgttgaaatatattatggtAATAGTGGATTTAGAGGTAAATACACAAATCAGAGATGTGATTTGATTAAcgttttaaataaaagtgGAATACTATTAGGATTAttgtttattaaatataattataacttagcacaaaaatataacctTCTTGAATTTGATACCGAtttagataaaaataatattattaatattgtaaataaacataaaattcAATGGGTAAATGTAGGAGTTGTCATTACTGCATCACATAATCCATTTTATGATAatggaataaaaattgttgaTAAAGATGGAAGtcaaataaatgaaatatatgaaaattatttatctGAGCTTTCTAATAAAcatttgaaatatataaaagaaaataaaaataataattgtaaaattgaggatattattaataatataattgatacaattgttcatatatttttaaaagaaattaaaattaatctttatgatgataaaatatataattatataaaaaaactagacaatattatatattattgtaatatatataataaaataattaaggcaaatatttgtatagGTTTCGATACACGCAATAGCGGAttacatttaaataatattattataaattcattgaattctttaaatatttcacgatgtataaataatatgtgtTATATTACAACCCCGTCTATGCATTTTCTtgtctatatttttaattctgaatttgtaaataattttattcaagatattttttctcAATTAGGGAAAAATCAAATTTGCAAAACGAAAGGAGATTTAGATTATCttaattcatataatttgaaagtgttaaaaaatgttcAGGAGCTTTATTTCGGCATACCTGGAAAACGCAACATTGATattgacaaaaaaaatgacgaAACATATTCAGATATTTTAGCTTACAATAGTGATGAGTTTTATTTcgattattttatttatttatttaataatttgtacaattatattaatgatatttatgacaatattttaataaaaaattgtaaagaagaaattatatttgCTGATTGTTCAAATGGTATTGCAAGTTTAAAAATAGACaaatttaatgatatatttaaaattttaaaaaaaaaaatatttaaatttaattgtTTACAAAACGATAATAATGTCATAAATTTTGAATGTGGCGCAGATTatgtttataataaaagaaaactTCCATCAAATATGccattaaattattttagtAACTCAAAGTTTTGTGCATTTGATGGCGATGCAGATAGaatactttatttttttattaaatgtggcaatttagaaaataaaattgaaatattagatggaaataaaatagtctgtttattatttaaatgcataataaaaatgttatctAGTATCTGCATAAAAACGGAAAATGAAGAAGTGAACAAAACTgacagaaaaaaaatcgacataaatattatacacaCTGCATATGTAAATTTTTcctttataaattatataaataatgtaataaataatataagtaCAGAAATTCCTATTTTTaatcatattaatattaatataatatgcacAAAAACAGGAATGAAAAATCTTGATAATATAGCTCGAAAATCTTCCATaggtatattatttgaatctAATGGACATGGTTCTATATATGTTGATTCATCAAATTTAGATGCATGGGCAaaacaatttaatattcaaaaagacccatattttatagcattaaaaaaatatttacttttttttaatcaaaCAACTGGAGATGCTATAGTTGATTTTATAGCTATAGAAttatcattaaattttattaatttaaacaTACATCAATGGAATATGTTTTATACTCCTATTccttcattatatataaatatagaatgtcctagatatatattaaacaaaattataccACATCCACAGCATGAattatatttgataaaacCCAAATCAttgcaaaataaaattgaagaaattgtaaaaaaaacagataataaatatggtAGATGTTTTATTAGACCTTCTGGAACTGAAAATTTAATTCGAATATATGCAGAAGCAGAAACAATGAAACAGATGGATGAAATTCTTGATAACGTTCGAAAAGCTGTAGTTGACTATATTAACAATAGTTAA
- a CDS encoding apicomplexan amino acid transporter ApiAT4, putative, translated as MKGYDMPSSLDELLSKDEIRESSKQSTPFNINRNVVLFLYFMLIVLTNRLFFGWPNLSNLLFRDDAYIWKCPKNASGTYDISNDKRYVCEDQDKAVQTIFIFGSSAYFAFSFFNGLIVDYLGSRLSVLLGHIFNLLGWIILVMSGENFDGYVVGGVFMAASIDLASFATLNVSGLFPGNENLIVNIISGAGSLSPGVMTILDIIITKFNFNFRSFMLCYMCISVGFFFILSIFLFPRSRYYRQYEFDNYYSTKEFALKNSLENGNYDSDKNKKITSTKNTSKSLELENVKNNKNYGFFKSKYFKDLINIFTCAHFLCLWIYGPLNAIYNTFYYSVVENILSKEKNDLLGYILPFSVIPCIILGNLSDKFGVMIIMVYELTFALFMYGFSFFKSNFAHWASVISNVLYSACANGQIWTFISYTFSSKYHSTLIGLLNFVCGIVSFVRILLLEWAKCVNYDFTYINLLIVGFIVINVIIAIILGFIIKVKGSKVQYGDEDSN; from the coding sequence ATGAAGGGATATGACATGCCATCGTCATTAGATGAACTTTTAAGTAAAGATGAAATAAGGGAATCATCAAAACAAAGTACACCATTTAACATAAACAGGAATGTtgtgttatttttatattttatgttaatTGTGCTAACAAATCGTTTGTTTTTTGGATGGCCAAATTTATCAAACTTATTATTTAGAGAtgatgcatatatatggaaATGCCCCAAAAATGCAAGTGGAACATATGATATATCTAATGATAAAAGATATGTATGTGAAGACCAAGATAAAGCGGTtcaaacaatttttatatttgggTCATCTGCATATTTtgcattttcttttttcaatGGATTAATAGTTGATTACTTAGGTTCTAGACTTAGTGTATTATTAGgtcatatatttaatttactTGGATGGATAATATTAGTTATGTCAGGAGAAAATTTTGATGGATATGTTGTAGGTGGTGTATTTATGGCTGCAAGCATTGATTTAGCGTCATTTGCAACATTAAATGTATCAGGTTTATTTCCAGGAAATGAGAATTTAATAgttaatataatatcagGTGCTGGATCGTTATCACCAGGAGTAATGACAATTTTagatattattataaccAAATTCAATTTTAATTTCCGATCCTTTATGCTATGTTATATGTGTATAAGTGttggatttttttttattttgtcaATATTCCTTTTCCCCAGATCTAGATATTATAGGCAGTATGAGTttgataattattatagCACAAAAGAATTtgctttaaaaaatagtcTTGAAAATGGAAATTATGATtcagataaaaataaaaaaataaccaGTACTAAAAATACATCAAAAAGCCTTGAGTTAGAgaatgttaaaaataataaaaattatggaTTTTTTAAgtcaaaatatttcaaagatttaataaatatatttacctGCGCTCATTTCTTATGTTTATGGATATATGGCCCATTAAATGCAATATATAacacattttattatagtgttgttgaaaatatattatcaaaagAGAAAAATGATTTACTTGGATATATCTTACCATTTTCTGTGATTCCCTGTATTATATTAGGAAATTTATCAGATAAATTTGGCGTAATGATTATTATGGTTTATGAATTAACATTTgctttatttatgtatggatttagtttttttaaatcaaatTTTGCACACTGGGCTTCAGTCATTTCAAATGTTTTATACTCAGCATGTGCAAATGGACAGATATGGAcatttatatcatatacATTTAGTTCAAAATATCATTCAACATTAATTggattattaaattttgtttgtGGTATTGTATCATTTGTTCGTATTTTATTGCTTGAATGGGCTAAATGTGTAAATTACGATTTCacttatattaatttactTATTGTAGgatttattgttattaatGTAATTATAGCAATTATCCTTggttttattataaaagtGAAAGGAAGCAAAGTTCAATATGGAGACGAAGATTCTAATTAA